The proteins below are encoded in one region of Paenisporosarcina cavernae:
- the fliY gene encoding flagellar motor switch phosphatase FliY — translation MSDDMLSQDEIEALLRGETIEPKETAPASEKEINVDDYLDNIAKDALGEIGNISFGSSATALSALLGQKVEITTPTVGMINKNKLVEEFPHPYVAVGVEYTTGLIGSNLLVIKQSDAAIIADLMLGGDGLAPSPDLSEIQLSAVQEAMNQMMGSAATSMSTVFNKKVDISPPTIDLLNVEENEGTDQIPDENLLIKVSFRLKIGELIDSNIMQLLPLQFALDLVKGLMGEEEVAVTATEAPPVQEARPVQQATPTQQVAQPMYQEPIQTQPRQQAQQVNVQQAQFTSFESNQLTQGESRNLNMLLDIPLQVTVELGRTKRSVKEILELTSGSIIELDKLAGEPVDILVNARLVAKGEVVVIDENFGVRITDIVSQADRLNNLR, via the coding sequence ATGAGTGACGATATGCTCTCCCAAGATGAAATAGAAGCGTTATTACGAGGAGAAACAATTGAACCGAAAGAAACAGCACCTGCATCTGAAAAAGAAATAAATGTCGATGACTACCTAGACAATATTGCGAAAGACGCTCTGGGAGAAATCGGAAATATTTCTTTTGGTAGCTCAGCAACAGCTCTTTCCGCACTTTTAGGACAGAAAGTAGAAATCACGACACCGACTGTCGGTATGATTAATAAGAATAAGCTGGTGGAGGAATTTCCACATCCGTATGTGGCCGTTGGAGTTGAATATACAACGGGATTAATTGGTTCCAACCTTCTTGTCATTAAACAAAGCGATGCAGCAATTATTGCGGACTTAATGTTAGGCGGAGATGGTTTAGCTCCAAGTCCTGATTTAAGTGAAATCCAATTGAGTGCTGTACAAGAAGCTATGAATCAAATGATGGGTTCTGCTGCAACATCTATGTCGACTGTATTCAATAAAAAAGTGGATATTTCGCCACCTACAATTGATTTGTTGAATGTAGAAGAAAATGAAGGCACGGATCAAATTCCAGATGAAAACCTGTTAATTAAAGTAAGTTTCCGTTTGAAAATTGGAGAGTTAATCGACTCTAATATTATGCAATTGCTTCCGTTACAATTTGCCCTTGATTTAGTAAAAGGCTTAATGGGGGAAGAGGAAGTAGCAGTAACAGCAACAGAAGCACCTCCAGTGCAAGAAGCACGTCCGGTTCAACAAGCTACACCTACTCAACAAGTTGCACAGCCAATGTACCAAGAACCAATTCAAACACAACCGCGTCAACAAGCGCAACAAGTGAATGTCCAACAAGCACAATTTACAAGCTTTGAGTCTAATCAATTAACTCAGGGTGAATCACGTAATTTAAATATGTTATTAGATATTCCTCTTCAAGTAACAGTGGAATTAGGTCGTACGAAACGGTCCGTGAAAGAAATTTTGGAACTTACAAGTGGTTCCATTATTGAGTTAGATAAATTAGCTGGGGAACCCGTTGATATTTTAGTAAATGCACGATTAGTTGCCAAAGGGGAAGTTGTTGTCATTGATGAAAACTTCGGCGTTCGAATTACGGATATTGTTAGTCAAGCAGATCGCTTAAATAACTTAAGATAG
- a CDS encoding response regulator: protein MSKRILIVDDAAFMRMMIKDILSKNGFEVVGEAADGVQAIEKYNELKPDLVTMDITMPEMDGIAALKSIKEKDPSATIIMCSAMGQQAMVIDAIQAGAKDFIVKPFQADRVIEAIQKAIG from the coding sequence ATGTCGAAACGTATTTTAATAGTTGACGATGCAGCATTCATGCGCATGATGATTAAAGATATTTTATCTAAAAATGGCTTTGAAGTTGTTGGAGAAGCAGCGGACGGAGTTCAAGCAATTGAAAAATACAATGAACTAAAGCCGGATTTAGTCACAATGGATATTACAATGCCAGAAATGGATGGAATTGCAGCGTTAAAATCGATTAAAGAAAAAGACCCGAGTGCGACAATTATCATGTGTTCAGCAATGGGCCAACAAGCGATGGTAATCGATGCGATACAAGCTGGAGCAAAAGATTTTATCGTAAAACCTTTCCAAGCGGACCGTGTAATTGAAGCGATTCAAAAAGCGATAGGATAA